GCTCCAGCACCTCGCCGGTCACGGCGACCTTGGCCAGGTCGTCGGCCTTGCTGGTGACCTTCGCACCGTCGACCACGAGGGCCACGGGCAGCGACACCGACGCGCCGGGCTCGGCGTCGAGCTTCTCAACCTTCACCACGTCACCGGCGGCAACCTTGTACTGCTTGCCACCGGTCTTGACGATTGCGTATGTCGCCATCGTGTCCTCTGCTCTGCTGCTCTCTGCGGGCGCGCGCTACCGGTCGGTGCGTGCGCGGGTCTTGGGTGGCGGGGTACCCCGCCGTCCCCGGCCTGTTAGCCACAGGCTCTGGAGACAACTTGTCCAGGGTACTTGACCAGCGGGTAGAGGGTCAAACCGCCCTCTACTCGTGGCTCGGCGGCCCCGCGGGCCTGGCTGCAGCCCGCCTGCGGGTGCGGCCACGACTTGCCGGAACCTGCGTCACCACCGGTGCCGGCGCCTGGTAGACGTCCTCGTCATCCGAGTCCTCGTCATCAGCGTCGTCGCTGTCCTCGAACTCGTCCGACTCGTCCTCGTCCTCGTCCGAGTCCTCGTCGTCATCCTCATCCGAGTCGTCGTCGATGTCGTCCAGATCGTCATCGTCGTCTTCGTCGAGGTCCTCGTCGTCGAGGTCGATCTCGTCCTCGTCCTCGTCCGATTCGTCTTCATCCGATTCGTCCTCGGACTCGTCCGAATCCAGATCCTCGTCGGTTTCCTCGGGCACGTCGGTGGGCTGGCCGTCGAACTCGCCTGCCGTCGATTCGTCCGCGACGTCCGCGTGCTCAGTCTGGGTCTGCTCTTCGCCGTCGACGGCCTCGCCTACGGTCTGCTCGTCGAAGCCCTCGTGGCCTTCGTGATCCTCGTCATGGCGACCGTTCGCCGCGGCCATCGCCTTGAACATCGGATGCTCGCCGGCTGCGTGCGCCGGCACCTTGGCCACCTGCACCTCTTCGGGCTCGGGGCGGGCACCGCCCTTCTTTCCCCGCTTGCTGCGACGTCCGCCGCCGCCCGAAGACTCGGCCTTGCGTCCGGCGTTCGACGACGACGCCGTGTCCACGGGATCGCCGTGCAGCACGATGCCGCGGCCCGCGCAGTGCGTGCACGACGTCGAGAACGCCTCGATCAGGCCGGTTCCCAACCGCTTTCGGGTCAGCTGCACCAGGCCCAGGGACGTCACCTCGGACACCTGGTGGCGGGTGCGGTCCCGGCCCAGCGCCTCGGTCAGCCGGCGCAACACCAGATCACGGTTCGATTCGAGCACCATGTCGATGAAGTCGATGACCACGATGCCGCCGATGTCGCGCAACCGCAGCTGGCGCACGATCTCCTCGGCCGCTTCCAGGTTGTTGCGGGTGACAGTCTGCTCGAGGTTTCCACCGGCACCGGTGAACTTGCCGGTGTTGACGTCGACCACGGTCATCGCCTCGGTGCGATCGATGACCAGAGTTCCACCCGAGGGCAGCCACACCTTGCGGTCCATCGCCTTGGCGAGTTGTTCGTCGATGCGGTGCACGGCGAACACGTCGGGCGCGGAACCGTCGGCGCCGCCGGCCGGTTCGTACTTGGTGAGCCGACCGACCAGGTCGGGCGCCACGGTGTTCACGTAGGAGTTGATGGTGTTCCAGGCGTCGTCGCCGGAGACGATCAGATTCGAGAAGTCCTCGTTGAACAGGTCGCGAATGACCTTGACCAACACGTCGGGCTCTTCGTAGAGCGCGACGGCCGCGCCGGCCTTCTTACCGGTGATCTCGGCGGCCTTGGCCTCGATCTCGGTCCAGCGCTGCTGCAGCCGCTCGACGTCGGAGCGGATGTCCTCTTCTTTGACGCCTTCCGACGCGGTGCGGATGATCACACCCGCGTCGGCTGGCACGACCTCTCTGAGGATCTCCTTCAGCCGCTGGCGTTCGGTGTCGGGCAGCTTGCGGCTGATCCCGGTCGACGACGCCCCCGGCACGTAGACCAGGTAACGGCCGGCCAGCGACACCTGCGTGGTGAGTCGCGCGCCCTTGTGCCCGACCGGGTCCTTGCTGACCTGGACGACGACATAGTCGCCGGGCTTGAGGGCCTGCTCGATCTTGCGGTTGGACCCGCCGAGGCCGGCGGCCTCCCAGTTCACCTCACCGGCGTAGAGCACGCCGTTGCGGCCACGGCCGATGTCGACGAATGCGGCCTCCATCGAGGGCAGCACGTTCTGCACGATGCCGAGGTAGATGTTTCCGACGAGGGAGGCCGACGCCGCCGACGTCACGAAATGCTCGACGACGACGCCGTCTTCCAGCACCGCGATCTGGGTGTAGCGGGCGCCCTCGTGTGGCGGTTCGGTGCGGATCTTGTCGCGCACGATCATGGTGCGTTCGACGGCCTCGCGACGGGCCAGGAATTCGGCCTCGCTCAGGATCGGTGGCCGGCGGCGACCGGCGTCGCGGCCATCGCGACGGCGCTGCCGCTTGGCCTCCAGGCGGGTCGACCCGCTGATCCCCTGGATCTCCGAGTCGTCGCTGCCCTTGCCCGACCGCTCGGAGCGGGGTGCGCGCTCGTGTACGACGGTGTTGGGCGGGTCATCCGGCGAGCCGGCGTCGTCGTTGTCACCTGCGCCCGACTTGCGCCGGCGGCGGCGACGGCGTCGACGGTTGCTGCCGTCGCTGCCCGCGGTGTCGTCGTCGGTGCCCTCATCCGAGTCGTCGGAGTCGTCATCGGAATCCTGGTCGGACTCGCCTTGATCGTCGGAGGTCTCGGCGTCGGAATCCGGGCCGGACTCGGGCGCGTTGTCGTCGCTCTGTTCGCCACGGCCACGGCCTCGCCCGCGACGGCCGCGCCTGCGCCGGCGCGCGGCGGGGCGGTCAGCCTGCTCGTCGTCGGTATCGGCGTCGGTGTCGGTGTCGGTGTCGGTGTCGCTGTCGTCCTCGTCGTCGTCCTCGTCTTCGACGCGGATCGGTTCGAAGCTGACGGGCTGGGGCGCCACGAACAGCGGCAGGTAGTCGGCGCGCTCGGAGTGGGCTTCGCGGGCCGTGGGAATGTTCGCGGTCTCCAGGATCAACCGCGACTCGGGCTCGTCGCCGACCAGAACGGCGTCGGCCACGGATCCGGGCTGTGCCGTGGCCGAGGCCGGGGCCTCAGCTTCGGCGTCGGCGGGCTGGGCCGGGACTTCGGCGACCTCGGTCGCGCTGACGGTGACGGCTTCTACCTCGACCGATGCCTCCGGCTCGGCCGGCGCAGATTCCACAGGGCTGACGGCCAGCGCTTCACGGACCCGCTCGGCGTCGACCTTGTCGACCGTGGAGTGCGCACTGCGCTGGCGCCCGTCGAACTCGGCCAGGGCGTCGAGCACCCGCCGGCTGGTGGTGCCGAGCACCCGCGCCAGGGAGTGGACTCTCAGTCGCTCTGGCAGTCCCTCCTGCTGCGGAGTCTGGGTTGATAGGTCGTCATTCTGGGCATCTTCGGCCACGAATTCTCCTCAAGCCCCCGGGCGCGTCGTATCGACGCGGCCACGCGAGGGCTTCCGCTATTGGCCCGGGATACTTTCCCCGGACTTGTTGTGGTCTCGCTCCGAGCGGTCCGCTACCGAACCCACCCGGTGCCTGGCTGAATGATGGCTGGACGGTCGGCGCCGCACCGGATTGCGGTGGTCGCGCTCGTCGAAGTCTTCATTCGGGTGGACAGCCTCGGTTGAGGCCGACTACCCGCAACCAGTATCCCACATCACTGACGCGGTACTGACCAGACTGCGAAGAAGGATGGTCAGGCGGAGGCTTCGCCGGGGAACCACAGGGCGATCTCGCGGGCCGCGGATTCCGGCGAATCCGACCCGTGCACGAGGTTGTCCTGGGTCACCAGCGCCAGGTCACCGCGGATGGTGCCGGGCACGGCCTTCTCCACCGGATCGGTGCCACCGGCGATCTGACGGAACGCCGCGATCGCCCGCGGTCCCTCCACGATTGCGGCGACGACGGGTCCGGAGGTGATGAACTCCAGCAGCGAATCGAAGAACGGCTTGCCGTCGTGCTCGGCGTAGTGCTGCTTGGCCAGCTCGATGCTGACGTTCTTCAGCTCCAGCGCGGCCAGCGTCAGGCCCTTGCGCTCGATCCGGCCGAGGATCTCCCCGACCAGGTGGCGCTGCACGCCGTCGGGCTTGATCAACACAAGGGTCTGCTCAGTCACGGCAGAGAGCGTACCGGTCGGTAACCGCGGCCCGCGACGGCGGCCCCCCGACAGCGTCCGAGCTGGTCCCGCGGCACGCCGCAGCTACCGCAGCCCTATTCGCTGGGCGGTTGCTGACCTGGCAGCAGGCCCCGCTCCTGCCGGCGTTTGACCTCGGCCCGCAGGTACACGATCAACAGCCAGACCACGGCGAAGATCACGCCGATGAAGCCGATCGCCCCGTGGATCAGCGCCCCGGCGATCACCACGAGCTGGATGCCCAGGTTGGCCCAGATGGCCCACGGCCGGCCTTGCAGACCCGACATCAGGATCAGCACGACGGCCAGGCCGATCACGAAGCCACCCGATGCCCAGGTCAAGCCGTCGCCGCTGACGCCGACCACGGGCAGGGCCAGCAGCACGACGATGGCTTCGAGGATCAGGGTGCCGGCCATCACCCCGCGGAAGCTCTTCCAGGGATCGGGGGGTGCCGGCTTGTCGCTCGGGGTCTGATTGGTCACTCTGGGTCCCGTCCGAACAGGGTGCGGGCCGCACCTGCGGTCACCACCGAACCGGTGATCACCATGCCGGCCCCGGAAAGTCCTTCGTCCGCGCCGGCGTCCTCGACCAGTGCGGTGGCAGTCTCGATGGCGTCGGGCAGGGTCGCGGCGGTGATCACCCGCTCCTGACCGAATCGCTCCTCGGCCAACGATGCCAACGACTCGACATCCAGCGCCCGCGGCGAACCGTTGTGGGTGACCACGATCTGGTCGAACACCGGCTCGAGCGCGTTCAGGATGCCGCCGACGTCCTTGTCCCCCATCACCGACACCACCCCGACCAGGTGGCGGAAGTCGAACTCCCGCTGGAGCGTCTCCGCCAGCGCCGCCGCACCCGCCGGATTGTGCGCCGCGTCAATGAACACCGTTGGCGCACTTCGCATCCGCTCCAGGCGCCCCGGGCTGCGCACAGCCGCGAAGCCGGCCCGGACGGCGTCGATGTCGAGTTGGCGGTCCGCGCCCGCCCCGAAGAACGCCTCGACCGCGGCGAGTGCGACGACGGCGTTGTGGGCCTGATGTTCACCGTGCAACGGCAGGAAGATGTCGGAGTACACCCCGCCCAGTCCCTGCAGCTCGAGCAGCTGCCCACCGATGGCCACCTGCCGGCCGAGGACCGCGAACTCGGAGTCCTCACGGGCCACGGCCGCGTCGGCGCGCACCGCCTCTTCCAGCAGCACCTCCATGGCCTCGGGAAGCTGCTTGGCGATCACGGCCACCGTGTCGGTCGGCACCAGGTCGTCGGGCTGCCGGGTGATGATGCCGGCCTTCTCCCCCGCGATCGCGGCGACCGTGTCACCGAGATAATCGGTGTGGTCGATGCCGATCGGGGTGATGACGGCGACGGGCGCGTTGACGACGTTGGTGGCGTCCCAGCGTCCGCCCATCCCGACCTCGACGACGGCGACGTCGACGGGGGCGTCGGCGAAGGCCGCGAAGGCCATCGCGGTGAGGACCTCGAATTTGCTCATCTTCGGGCCACCGGCGGCCTCGGACTGCTGGTCCACCAGGTGCACGAACGGCTCGATCTCGGTGTAGGTCTCGACGTATTGCGCGGGGGTGATGGGCTTTCCGTCGATCGAGATGCGCTCCACCGCGGACTGCAGGTGCGGGCTGGTGGTACGGCCGGTGCGCCGGTGCAGCGCGGTCAGCAGCGCATCGATGATGCGCGCCACCGAGGTCTTGCCGTTGGTGCCTGCCACGTGGATGGACGGGTAGGCCCGCTGCGGCGAGCCCAGCAGCTCCAGCAGCGCCGCGATCCGGGCCGTGCTGGGATCGAGCTTGGTCTCCGGCCACCGCTGATCGAGCAGATGCTCGACCTGCAGCAGCGCGGCGATCTCGTCCGGGGAAGGAATCGGGTCGGTCACCGGATCCTCATTTGAGCCCGGCCAGGCGTGCGGTGATGCGCTCGACCTCTTCACCGGCCAACTGCTGACGGCCCCGGATCTTGTCGACGACATTCTCGGGCGCCTTGGCCAGGAAGGCCTCGTTGCCGAGTTTGGCGGTCGTGGTGGTCAGTTCCTTCTGCGCCGCGGCCAGATCCTTCTCCAGCCGGCGCCGCTCGGCCGCGACATCGACGGTGCCCGAGGTGTCCACCTCGACCAGCACGGTGGCCTGCGCCAGGCGCACCTCGACCGAGGCCGACGGGGTGAACCCGTCACCGGCATCGGTCAGCCAGGCCAGCGCGGTGACCGCGGGCAGCTGCTCGGTCAGGCCGGCCTCGGCGATTGCCGACAGCCGGGCCGGGACCCGCTGCCGGTCGGCCAAGCCCTGGTCGCTGCGGAAACGACGCACCTCGGTGATCAGCTTCTGCATATCCGCAACATGTTGTGCGGCAACCGGATCGAGCGCGATACCGGAAGCTTCCGGCCACTCCGCGATGACGATCGACTCACCCTCGGTGAGCGTCTTCCACAGCGTCTCGGTGACGAACGGCATCACCGGATGCAGCAGCTTGAGCAACGCGTCGAGAACCGTCGCCAGCACTGCCGTCGTGTGGGTGACGCCCTCGTTCAGCTGAACCTTGGCCAATTCCACGTACCAGTCACAGAACTCGTCCCACGCGAAGTGGTACAGCGATTCGCAGGCGCGGCTGAACTCGTAGCTGTCCAGTGCCGCGTCCACCTCGGCGCGAACCTCTTCGAGGCGCCCGAGGATCCAGCGGTCGGCGTCGGTCAGGTCGGCGAGCGCCGGCAGTTCAGCGGGCGCCGCCCCGTTCATCAGGGCGAAACGCGTGGCATTGAACAGCTTGGTGGCGAAGTTCCGCGAGGCGCGGGCATGGTCCTCACCGATAGAGAGGTCACCGCCGGGGCTGGCTCCGCGAGCGAGGGTGAATCGCAGCGCGTCGGCACCGAACTTCTCCACCCAGTCCAGCGGGTCGATGCCGTTGCCGCGCGACTTGCTCATCTTGCGGCCGAACTCGTCGCGGATCAGGCCGTGCAGGAAGACGTTTTCGAAGGGCACCTGCGGACCACGCCGGCCATTGAAGGTGATGGCCGGATCATCGGCGACGAAGGTGCCGAACATCATCATTCGGGCCACCCAGAAGAACAGGATGTCGTAACCGGTGACCAGCACCGAGGTCGGATAGAACTTGGCCAGATCCGGGGTATGGTCGGGCCAGCCCATGGTGGAGAACGGCCACAGCGCCGAGGAGAACCAGGTGTCGAGGACGTCGGGATCCTGCTCCCAGCCGTCCGGCGGGGTCTCGTCGGGACCGACGCACACCGTCTCGCCGTTGGGACCGTGCCAGATCGGGATCCGGTGGCCCCACCACAGCTGGCGCGAAATGCACCAGTCGTGCATGTTGTCCACCCAGGCGAACCATCGCGGCTCCAGGCTGGGCGGATGAATCACGGTGTCGCCGTTGCGCACCGCGTCGCCGGCCGCCTTGGCCAGACCGTCCACCTTGACCCACCACTGCAGGGACAGCCGCGGTTCGATGGGCTCGCCGCTGCGCTCGGAGTGCCCGACACTGTGCAGGTACGGCCGTTTCTCGGCGACGATCCGACCCTGTTCGGCCAGCGCCTCACGCACCTTGACCCGCGCCTCGAACCGGTCCATGCCGTCGAATTGGGTTCCGGTGTCGGCGATCCGGCCCTTGGCGTCCATGATCGTCGGCATCGGCAGCTGATGGCGCAGCCCGATCTCGAAGTCGTTCGGATCGTGGGCAGGGGTGACTTTGACTGCGCCGGTGCCGAATTCGGGGTCGACGTGGGTGTCGGCGACCACGATCATCTCGTGCTCGACGAACGGGTGCGGCAGGGTCTTACCGACCAGGTCGCGGTAGCGCTCGTCGTCGGGATGCACCGCGATGGCGGTGTCACCGAGCATGGTCTCCACCCGGGTGGTGGCCACGATGATGTGGGGCTCGTCGTCGTTCATCGAGCCGTAGCGGAAGGAGACCAGCTCCCCCTCGACGTCCTCGTACTTGACCTCGAGGTCGCTGATCGCGGTCTCCAGCACCGGCGACCAGTTCACCAACCGCTCGGCCTGGTAGATCAGCCCGGCGTCGAAGAGCCGCTTGAAGATGGTGCGGACGGCGCGCGACAGGCCCTCATCCATGGTGAACCGGTCGCGGCTCCAGTCCACGCCGTCACCGAGGCGGCGCATCTGCCCGCCGATGGTGCCGCCGGACTCCCGCTTCCAGTCCCAGACCTTCTCGACGAACAACTCGCGGCCGAAGTCTTCCTTGGTCTTGCCGTCGACAGCGAGCTGCTTCTCCACCACGGTCTGGGTGGCGATGCCGGCATGGTCCATGCCGGGCAGCCACAGCACCTCGAAGCCCTGCATCCGCTTGCGGCGCGTGAGCGCGTCCATCAGCGTGTGGTCGAGCGCGTGGCCCATGTGCAGGCTGCCGGTCACGTTGGGCGGCGGCAGGACGATCGAGTACGGCGGCTTTTCGCTGGCCGAGTCGGCAGTGAAGTATCCGGCGTCCACCCAGCCCTGGTACAGGTCGGCTTCTACCGCGGCCGGATCCCAGGATTTGGGGAGGGCATCGGCACGGTTCTCAGGGCTCGGGGTCACCGAGCCATTCTAAGAAGGACGAGCCCGGATACGCGAAAGCCCCCGATGCCCGGTGCGTTCGCCGGGTGTCGGGGGCTTTCGTGCTGATGGGCCGGTCGGTTACTTCTTGCCGCCGAGCAGGCCGCCGAGGATCTCCCCGATCGCGTTGCCCTGGCCACCACCGCCGCCGAGGACGCTGCCGAGGATGCTGCCCAACGGGTTGTTGGCGGCGGCACCGCCACCGGTCGCGCCGCCGAGGATGCTGCCCAGGATGTCCCCGAGGCCGCCCCCGGAGGCCTGGGGCTGCGGGGCCGACTCCGCGGGTGCGTTCTTCTGAGCGAACTGCTTGCCGATGTAGGCCAGCACGATCGGCGCCAGGATCGGCAGCAGCTGCTTGATCAGGCTGCTGCCGCCGGCACCGGTACCGGCCAGCGCCGACGCCACCTGGCCGCTGTCGTTGCCGCCGAAGATCTTCGACACCATCTGATCGCCTTGCTGCGCGTCGACCTGGTCAACGCTGACCCCGCCGTCGAGCAGGCCGCTGACTCCTTGCGCGGTGACCGCCGACTCGAGGTCGCTGGAGTCGATGTTGTCAGCCTGTACGTTCTCCGCCACCCCGCCGACGAGCGCAGGCACCAGAGTCTTGATGGCGGCGTTCACCTCGCCTTCGTCGGCGCCGAGCTTGTTTGCGATATCCGCCACCGGGATCTGCGCGAAGAGTTCGTCGAGACCGGCCATGTTTCATCCCACCTTCGTTGCTGGCGTACTGGAAGTCCTCGGCATCGACACTAGTCGAATCTGATCTTGTCCCACAGGTGTTCGACGCAGGCCGATCCGTTCATGTCGCGCCGCTCAGCCCAGCGCGGTGGTTTCCAGCGCGACGCCGGCGGCCGGTAGCCGGGTGAGCAGGACATCGCCCATCGCGGCCACCGGTGTCAGCACGCCGCGCCGGTCCGACAATGCGTCCCGATCGGTTGCCAGCGCGAGCCCGCACTCGCCGAGCAGCACCGCTGTCGACTTGTATCCGGGATCGCCCTGCTGAGACATGCTTGTCACATACCGGGCGCCCGACGTGGTCGTCGTGTAGGTCTCGACGCGGTAGTGGCCGCGCTCGCGAGCCCGTTCGCTGGGACCGGTTCCCGGCTTCGGCGCCAGCCGGGTCACCAGACCGCCGGGCAGCCGGTTGAAGTAGCGGCCGCCCACGCCGAGCGTGAAGGCATTGGCTCCGGTCACCGCAGCGGCGGCCAGTGGCGCCGCAGGCGAGCGGCCCAGGCTCATCTGCTCGGCGTACTCGAACCGGCGCCCATAGGCATAGCCCAGTAATGCATTGCTGCGCCGCACGATTCGGGTGTTCGGTGCCGCCATGGCAAACGCGCCGGTCCAATAGCCGGCGAGTTCCGGCGCGATCTCGCCGCCGCGGCGCCACCGCACGTCAGGCTGGGCGCCCAGCTCGGGCTCGGCCGCTCGGTCGGGGCTCAGTGTGTACGGATCGTTCATCAGGGCCCGTGCCTCCGGATCGGAGGACAACGTGTCGAGCAGTTCGAGCATCGAGGCCACGGTGCCGCCCGACACGCCACCGGCGAAGCTGCGCACCACGAGGTTGGTGTCACCCAGCTCCCCCGCGCCGTCGGCGAGGGCACGCCGATACAGCGCGTACACGGTGAGATCGGATGGAACCGAATCGAATCCACACG
The genomic region above belongs to Mycolicibacterium sp. HK-90 and contains:
- a CDS encoding DUF4233 domain-containing protein; translation: MTNQTPSDKPAPPDPWKSFRGVMAGTLILEAIVVLLALPVVGVSGDGLTWASGGFVIGLAVVLILMSGLQGRPWAIWANLGIQLVVIAGALIHGAIGFIGVIFAVVWLLIVYLRAEVKRRQERGLLPGQQPPSE
- a CDS encoding Rne/Rng family ribonuclease; this encodes MAEDAQNDDLSTQTPQQEGLPERLRVHSLARVLGTTSRRVLDALAEFDGRQRSAHSTVDKVDAERVREALAVSPVESAPAEPEASVEVEAVTVSATEVAEVPAQPADAEAEAPASATAQPGSVADAVLVGDEPESRLILETANIPTAREAHSERADYLPLFVAPQPVSFEPIRVEDEDDDEDDSDTDTDTDTDADTDDEQADRPAARRRRRGRRGRGRGRGEQSDDNAPESGPDSDAETSDDQGESDQDSDDDSDDSDEGTDDDTAGSDGSNRRRRRRRRRKSGAGDNDDAGSPDDPPNTVVHERAPRSERSGKGSDDSEIQGISGSTRLEAKRQRRRDGRDAGRRRPPILSEAEFLARREAVERTMIVRDKIRTEPPHEGARYTQIAVLEDGVVVEHFVTSAASASLVGNIYLGIVQNVLPSMEAAFVDIGRGRNGVLYAGEVNWEAAGLGGSNRKIEQALKPGDYVVVQVSKDPVGHKGARLTTQVSLAGRYLVYVPGASSTGISRKLPDTERQRLKEILREVVPADAGVIIRTASEGVKEEDIRSDVERLQQRWTEIEAKAAEITGKKAGAAVALYEEPDVLVKVIRDLFNEDFSNLIVSGDDAWNTINSYVNTVAPDLVGRLTKYEPAGGADGSAPDVFAVHRIDEQLAKAMDRKVWLPSGGTLVIDRTEAMTVVDVNTGKFTGAGGNLEQTVTRNNLEAAEEIVRQLRLRDIGGIVVIDFIDMVLESNRDLVLRRLTEALGRDRTRHQVSEVTSLGLVQLTRKRLGTGLIEAFSTSCTHCAGRGIVLHGDPVDTASSSNAGRKAESSGGGGRRSKRGKKGGARPEPEEVQVAKVPAHAAGEHPMFKAMAAANGRHDEDHEGHEGFDEQTVGEAVDGEEQTQTEHADVADESTAGEFDGQPTDVPEETDEDLDSDESEDESDEDESDEDEDEIDLDDEDLDEDDDDDLDDIDDDSDEDDDEDSDEDEDESDEFEDSDDADDEDSDDEDVYQAPAPVVTQVPASRGRTRRRAAARPAGPPSHE
- a CDS encoding DUF937 domain-containing protein → MAGLDELFAQIPVADIANKLGADEGEVNAAIKTLVPALVGGVAENVQADNIDSSDLESAVTAQGVSGLLDGGVSVDQVDAQQGDQMVSKIFGGNDSGQVASALAGTGAGGSSLIKQLLPILAPIVLAYIGKQFAQKNAPAESAPQPQASGGGLGDILGSILGGATGGGAAANNPLGSILGSVLGGGGGQGNAIGEILGGLLGGKK
- the rplU gene encoding 50S ribosomal protein L21, with the translated sequence MATYAIVKTGGKQYKVAAGDVVKVEKLDAEPGASVSLPVALVVDGAKVTSKADDLAKVAVTGEVLEHTKGPKIRIHKFKNKTGYHKRQGHRQQLTVLKVTGIK
- a CDS encoding valine--tRNA ligase produces the protein MTPSPENRADALPKSWDPAAVEADLYQGWVDAGYFTADSASEKPPYSIVLPPPNVTGSLHMGHALDHTLMDALTRRKRMQGFEVLWLPGMDHAGIATQTVVEKQLAVDGKTKEDFGRELFVEKVWDWKRESGGTIGGQMRRLGDGVDWSRDRFTMDEGLSRAVRTIFKRLFDAGLIYQAERLVNWSPVLETAISDLEVKYEDVEGELVSFRYGSMNDDEPHIIVATTRVETMLGDTAIAVHPDDERYRDLVGKTLPHPFVEHEMIVVADTHVDPEFGTGAVKVTPAHDPNDFEIGLRHQLPMPTIMDAKGRIADTGTQFDGMDRFEARVKVREALAEQGRIVAEKRPYLHSVGHSERSGEPIEPRLSLQWWVKVDGLAKAAGDAVRNGDTVIHPPSLEPRWFAWVDNMHDWCISRQLWWGHRIPIWHGPNGETVCVGPDETPPDGWEQDPDVLDTWFSSALWPFSTMGWPDHTPDLAKFYPTSVLVTGYDILFFWVARMMMFGTFVADDPAITFNGRRGPQVPFENVFLHGLIRDEFGRKMSKSRGNGIDPLDWVEKFGADALRFTLARGASPGGDLSIGEDHARASRNFATKLFNATRFALMNGAAPAELPALADLTDADRWILGRLEEVRAEVDAALDSYEFSRACESLYHFAWDEFCDWYVELAKVQLNEGVTHTTAVLATVLDALLKLLHPVMPFVTETLWKTLTEGESIVIAEWPEASGIALDPVAAQHVADMQKLITEVRRFRSDQGLADRQRVPARLSAIAEAGLTEQLPAVTALAWLTDAGDGFTPSASVEVRLAQATVLVEVDTSGTVDVAAERRRLEKDLAAAQKELTTTTAKLGNEAFLAKAPENVVDKIRGRQQLAGEEVERITARLAGLK
- a CDS encoding folylpolyglutamate synthase/dihydrofolate synthase family protein, whose translation is MTDPIPSPDEIAALLQVEHLLDQRWPETKLDPSTARIAALLELLGSPQRAYPSIHVAGTNGKTSVARIIDALLTALHRRTGRTTSPHLQSAVERISIDGKPITPAQYVETYTEIEPFVHLVDQQSEAAGGPKMSKFEVLTAMAFAAFADAPVDVAVVEVGMGGRWDATNVVNAPVAVITPIGIDHTDYLGDTVAAIAGEKAGIITRQPDDLVPTDTVAVIAKQLPEAMEVLLEEAVRADAAVAREDSEFAVLGRQVAIGGQLLELQGLGGVYSDIFLPLHGEHQAHNAVVALAAVEAFFGAGADRQLDIDAVRAGFAAVRSPGRLERMRSAPTVFIDAAHNPAGAAALAETLQREFDFRHLVGVVSVMGDKDVGGILNALEPVFDQIVVTHNGSPRALDVESLASLAEERFGQERVITAATLPDAIETATALVEDAGADEGLSGAGMVITGSVVTAGAARTLFGRDPE
- a CDS encoding trans-acting enoyl reductase family protein, which codes for MTQREFDLVLYGATGFAGKLTAEYLARAGGSARIALAGRSEERLRAIRDGLGSGAQSWPLITADATSQASLDAMAARTQVVVTTVGPYARYGMPLVAACAAAGTDYADLTGETTFIRDSIDLYHKQAVDTGARIVHSCGFDSVPSDLTVYALYRRALADGAGELGDTNLVVRSFAGGVSGGTVASMLELLDTLSSDPEARALMNDPYTLSPDRAAEPELGAQPDVRWRRGGEIAPELAGYWTGAFAMAAPNTRIVRRSNALLGYAYGRRFEYAEQMSLGRSPAAPLAAAAVTGANAFTLGVGGRYFNRLPGGLVTRLAPKPGTGPSERARERGHYRVETYTTTTSGARYVTSMSQQGDPGYKSTAVLLGECGLALATDRDALSDRRGVLTPVAAMGDVLLTRLPAAGVALETTALG
- the ndk gene encoding nucleoside-diphosphate kinase, which gives rise to MTEQTLVLIKPDGVQRHLVGEILGRIERKGLTLAALELKNVSIELAKQHYAEHDGKPFFDSLLEFITSGPVVAAIVEGPRAIAAFRQIAGGTDPVEKAVPGTIRGDLALVTQDNLVHGSDSPESAAREIALWFPGEASA